In one Pseudomonas sp. SCA2728.1_7 genomic region, the following are encoded:
- the cysE gene encoding serine O-acetyltransferase, with protein sequence MFERLREDIQSVFHRDPAARNAFEVLTCYPGMHAIWIHRLAGMLWRNELKWLARLVSNFGRWLTGIEIHPGAKVGRRFFIDHGMGIVIGETAEIGDDVTIYQGVTLGGTSWNKGKRHPTLGDGVVVGAGAKVLGPFTVGAGAKVGSNAVVTKEVPPGATVVGIPGRIIVKSDEEQDAKRKAMAEKIGFDAYGVSEDMPDPVARAIGQLLDHLQAVDGRLEGMCGALKDLGSNYCAKDLPELREEDFACVKGKDESKAS encoded by the coding sequence ATGTTTGAGCGTTTGCGTGAAGATATCCAGAGCGTGTTCCATCGAGACCCGGCAGCGCGTAACGCTTTTGAAGTCCTGACTTGCTACCCCGGTATGCATGCAATCTGGATTCATCGATTGGCCGGCATGCTCTGGCGCAACGAGCTGAAATGGCTGGCGCGGCTGGTGTCGAACTTCGGCCGCTGGTTGACCGGGATCGAGATTCACCCGGGCGCCAAGGTCGGTCGTCGTTTCTTTATCGACCACGGCATGGGCATCGTCATCGGTGAAACCGCTGAGATTGGCGATGACGTGACCATTTATCAGGGCGTGACCCTGGGTGGCACCAGCTGGAATAAAGGCAAGCGCCACCCGACGTTGGGTGATGGCGTGGTTGTTGGTGCGGGCGCCAAGGTGCTTGGCCCGTTCACGGTTGGCGCCGGTGCCAAGGTCGGCTCCAATGCTGTGGTGACCAAAGAAGTGCCGCCGGGCGCCACTGTTGTCGGTATTCCTGGACGAATCATCGTCAAGTCCGATGAGGAGCAGGACGCCAAGCGCAAGGCCATGGCGGAGAAGATCGGTTTCGATGCCTACGGCGTCAGCGAAGACATGCCCGACCCGGTGGCGCGCGCCATCGGTCAGTTGCTCGATCACCTGCAAGCAGTGGACGGGCGGCTGGAAGGGATGTGCGGCGCGCTGAAGGATCTGGGCAGCAATTACTGTGCGAAAGATCTGCCTGAGCTGCGTGAAGAAGACTTCGCCTGCGTCAAAGGCAAAGACGAGTCGAAAGCCAGCTAA
- the iscR gene encoding Fe-S cluster assembly transcriptional regulator IscR — protein sequence MRLTTKGRYAVTAMLDLALHAQHGPVSLADISERQGISLSYLEQLFAKLRRSNLVSSVRGPGGGYQLSRDMQGIQVAQVIDAVNESVDATKCQGQGDCHSGDTCLTHHLWCDLSLQIHEFLSGISLADLVTRREVQEVAQRQDQRRCNSKAPRLDKIEASAVE from the coding sequence ATGCGACTGACTACAAAAGGCCGATACGCCGTGACCGCCATGCTTGACCTGGCGTTGCACGCGCAGCACGGGCCCGTGTCCCTGGCCGATATCTCCGAGCGCCAAGGCATCTCCCTGTCCTACCTCGAACAGCTGTTCGCCAAGCTGCGCCGCAGCAACCTGGTTTCCAGTGTTCGCGGCCCGGGTGGTGGCTACCAGTTGTCCCGCGACATGCAGGGCATTCAGGTCGCTCAGGTGATCGATGCGGTAAACGAATCGGTCGATGCCACCAAATGCCAGGGCCAGGGCGATTGCCATTCCGGCGACACCTGTCTGACCCATCATCTGTGGTGCGACTTGAGCCTGCAGATTCACGAATTTCTAAGTGGTATCAGCTTGGCTGATCTTGTGACTCGCCGTGAGGTGCAAGAAGTAGCCCAGCGTCAGGACCAGCGCCGTTGCAACAGCAAGGCGCCACGCCTGGACAAGATTGAAGCGTCCGCCGTCGAATGA
- a CDS encoding IscS subfamily cysteine desulfurase produces MKLPIYLDYSATTPVDPRVAQKMSECLLVDGNFGNPASRSHVFGWKAEESVENARRQVADLVNADPREIVWTSGATESDNLAIKGAAHFYGSKGKHLITSKIEHKAVLDTMRQLEREGFEVTYLEPTEDGLITPAMIEAALREDTILVSVMHVNNEIGTVNDIAAIGELLRAKGVLFHVDAAQSTGKVDIDLQKLKVDMMSFSAHKTYGPKGIGALYVSRKPRVRIEATMHGGGHERGMRSGTLATHQIVGMGEAFRVAKEDMAAENVRIKALSDRFYKQVEHLEELYVNGSLTARVPHNLNLSFNYVEGESLIMALKDLAVSSGSACTSASLEPSYVLRALGRNDELAHSSIRFTFGRFTTEEEIDYAAQKVCEAVTKLRALSPLWDMYKDGVDISKIEWAAH; encoded by the coding sequence ATGAAATTGCCGATTTACCTTGATTACTCTGCGACCACCCCGGTTGATCCGCGTGTTGCGCAAAAGATGAGTGAATGCCTGCTGGTCGACGGAAACTTCGGTAACCCGGCGTCCCGTTCCCACGTGTTCGGCTGGAAGGCTGAAGAGTCCGTCGAAAACGCCCGTCGTCAGGTGGCCGATCTGGTCAACGCTGATCCGCGCGAAATCGTCTGGACCTCCGGTGCCACCGAATCCGACAACCTGGCAATCAAGGGTGCGGCGCATTTCTACGGCTCCAAGGGCAAGCACCTGATCACCTCCAAGATCGAGCACAAGGCTGTCCTCGACACCATGCGCCAACTGGAGCGTGAAGGTTTCGAGGTTACTTACCTCGAGCCGACCGAAGACGGTCTGATCACCCCGGCCATGATTGAAGCTGCATTGCGCGAAGACACCATCCTGGTCTCCGTGATGCACGTGAACAACGAAATCGGCACCGTCAACGACATCGCAGCGATCGGCGAACTGCTCCGCGCCAAGGGTGTTCTGTTCCACGTCGACGCCGCTCAGTCCACTGGCAAGGTCGACATCGACCTGCAGAAGCTGAAAGTCGACATGATGTCGTTCTCCGCCCACAAAACCTACGGCCCTAAAGGCATCGGCGCGCTGTACGTCAGCCGCAAGCCGCGTGTGCGCATCGAAGCGACCATGCACGGCGGCGGTCACGAGCGTGGCATGCGTTCCGGCACCCTGGCGACCCACCAGATCGTCGGCATGGGCGAAGCGTTCCGCGTAGCCAAAGAAGACATGGCTGCCGAAAACGTCCGTATCAAAGCCTTGAGCGACCGCTTCTACAAGCAGGTCGAACATCTGGAAGAGCTGTACGTCAACGGCAGCCTGACCGCCCGCGTTCCGCACAACCTGAACCTGAGCTTCAACTACGTTGAAGGCGAGTCGCTGATCATGGCGCTCAAGGATCTGGCGGTATCGTCCGGTTCGGCGTGCACCTCGGCGTCGCTGGAGCCTTCGTACGTACTGCGCGCCCTGGGCCGCAACGACGAACTGGCACACAGCTCGATCCGCTTCACCTTCGGCCGTTTCACCACCGAAGAAGAAATCGACTACGCCGCGCAGAAAGTCTGCGAGGCCGTTACCAAGCTGCGCGCTCTGTCGCCGCTGTGGGACATGTACAAAGACGGCGTCGATATCTCGAAAATCGAGTGGGCGGCACACTAA
- the iscU gene encoding Fe-S cluster assembly scaffold IscU codes for MAYSEKVIDHYENPRNVGKMNAEDPDVGTGMVGAPACGDVMRLQIKVNDAGIIEDAKFKTYGCGSAIASSSLATEWMKGKTLDEAETIKNTQLAEELALPPVKIHCSVLAEDAIKAAVRDYKQKKGLI; via the coding sequence ATGGCTTACAGCGAAAAGGTCATCGACCACTACGAAAACCCGCGCAACGTCGGCAAGATGAACGCGGAAGATCCTGATGTCGGCACCGGCATGGTCGGCGCTCCGGCGTGCGGCGACGTGATGCGTCTGCAAATCAAGGTCAACGACGCTGGCATCATCGAAGATGCCAAGTTCAAGACCTACGGCTGCGGTTCGGCTATCGCTTCCAGCTCCCTCGCCACCGAGTGGATGAAGGGCAAAACCCTGGACGAAGCAGAAACCATCAAGAACACTCAGCTGGCCGAAGAACTGGCCCTGCCGCCAGTGAAAATTCACTGCTCGGTACTGGCTGAAGACGCTATCAAAGCGGCTGTTCGCGATTACAAGCAGAAGAAAGGCTTGATCTGA
- the iscA gene encoding iron-sulfur cluster assembly protein IscA gives MAISMTEAAARHVRRSLDGRGKGEGIRLGVRTTGCSGLAYVLEFVDEVVAEDQVFESHGEKVIIDPKSLAYLDGTELDFVKEGLNEGFKFNNPNVRGECGCGESFNI, from the coding sequence ATGGCTATCAGCATGACAGAAGCGGCTGCTCGACACGTGCGGCGCTCCCTCGACGGGCGCGGCAAAGGTGAAGGGATTCGTCTGGGTGTTCGCACCACAGGCTGTTCCGGCCTTGCCTACGTGCTGGAGTTTGTCGACGAGGTGGTTGCAGAGGATCAGGTGTTCGAAAGTCACGGCGAAAAAGTGATCATCGACCCGAAAAGCCTGGCCTACCTGGACGGCACCGAGCTCGATTTCGTCAAGGAAGGGTTGAACGAAGGCTTCAAGTTCAACAACCCCAACGTACGCGGTGAATGTGGCTGCGGCGAAAGCTTCAACATCTGA
- the hscB gene encoding co-chaperone HscB translates to MGIPCHFALFELQPGFRLDLEQLATRYRELARGVHPDRFADASEREQRSALEQSARLNDAYQTLKSPAQRARYLLTISGHEVPMEVTVHDPEFLLQQMQWREELEDLQDSADLDGVAVFKRRLKVAQEELNESFAACWDDAAQREQAERLMRRMQFLDKLTYEVRQLEERLDD, encoded by the coding sequence GTGGGTATTCCTTGTCATTTCGCTTTATTCGAGCTGCAACCGGGTTTCCGTCTGGATCTCGAGCAGTTGGCCACGCGCTATCGTGAGTTGGCGCGCGGCGTTCATCCTGACCGCTTTGCCGACGCTTCCGAGCGTGAGCAGCGGTCGGCACTCGAGCAGTCTGCGCGGCTCAACGACGCCTATCAGACGCTCAAGAGTCCGGCCCAGCGCGCACGCTACCTGCTGACCATCAGCGGGCATGAAGTGCCGATGGAAGTCACGGTCCATGACCCCGAGTTTCTTCTGCAGCAGATGCAATGGCGCGAAGAGCTCGAAGACCTCCAGGACAGTGCCGACCTTGACGGTGTCGCGGTGTTCAAGCGGCGCTTGAAAGTGGCTCAGGAAGAACTCAATGAAAGCTTCGCAGCCTGTTGGGATGATGCGGCGCAACGCGAACAGGCCGAACGCCTGATGCGGCGCATGCAGTTCCTCGACAAGCTCACCTACGAAGTGCGCCAGTTAGAAGAGCGCCTCGACGATTAA
- the hscA gene encoding Fe-S protein assembly chaperone HscA codes for MALLQIAEPGQSPQPHQRRLAVGIDLGTTNSLVAALRSGLSEPLADANGQVILPSAVRYHADRVEVGESAKLAAASDPLNTVLSVKRLMGRGLSDVKQLGEQLPYRFVGGESHMPFIDTVQGPKSPVEVSADILKVLRQRAEATLGGELVGAVITVPAYFDDAQRQATKDAAKLAGLNVLRLLNEPTAAAVAYGLDQHAEGLVAIYDLGGGTFDISILRLTGGVFEVLATGGDSALGGDDFDHAIAGWIIESAGLSADLDPGAQRNLLQTACAAKEALTDSASVEVVYGDWKAPLTREAFDALIEPMVARSLKACRRAVRDSGIELEDVHAVVMVGGSTRVPRVREAVAEAFGRQPLTEIDPDQVVAIGAAIQADTLAGNKRDGGELLLLDVIPLSLGLETMGGLMEKVIPRNTTIPVARAQDFTTYKDGQSAMAIHVLQGERELISDCRSLARFELRGIPAMVAGAAKIRVTFQVDADGLLSVSARELGSGVEASIQVKPSYGLTDGEIAKMLKDSFQHANDDKVARVLREQQVDAQRLIEAVQGALEVDGERLLDAEERMVIDLQLQELAELMKGTDGYAIEQQTKRLSQVTDAFAARRMDLTVKAALSGRNLNEIEDI; via the coding sequence ATGGCCCTACTGCAGATCGCCGAACCCGGCCAAAGTCCTCAACCGCACCAGCGTCGTCTGGCTGTGGGGATCGACTTGGGCACTACCAATTCGCTGGTCGCTGCGTTGCGCAGTGGTCTTTCCGAACCGTTGGCCGACGCAAACGGGCAGGTCATCCTGCCGTCCGCTGTGCGTTACCACGCTGATCGCGTCGAAGTTGGCGAGTCGGCCAAGCTGGCTGCCGCTTCCGATCCGTTGAACACCGTGCTGTCGGTCAAGCGCTTGATGGGTCGTGGTCTGTCCGACGTCAAGCAATTGGGCGAGCAACTGCCGTACCGCTTTGTCGGTGGCGAGTCGCACATGCCGTTCATCGACACCGTGCAGGGCCCGAAAAGCCCGGTCGAAGTCTCCGCCGATATCCTCAAGGTCCTGCGTCAGCGCGCTGAAGCGACCTTGGGTGGCGAACTGGTGGGTGCGGTGATCACCGTTCCTGCCTATTTCGATGACGCTCAACGTCAGGCCACCAAAGATGCGGCGAAACTCGCCGGTCTGAACGTGCTGCGGCTGCTCAACGAGCCGACCGCTGCCGCTGTGGCGTACGGTCTGGATCAGCATGCCGAAGGCTTGGTCGCGATTTATGACCTCGGCGGCGGCACCTTCGATATTTCGATTCTGCGTCTGACCGGCGGTGTTTTTGAAGTGCTGGCCACTGGCGGCGACAGCGCGCTGGGCGGCGATGACTTCGATCACGCGATTGCCGGCTGGATCATCGAGAGCGCCGGGCTGTCCGCCGATCTCGATCCGGGTGCACAACGCAATCTGCTGCAAACCGCTTGTGCGGCCAAAGAAGCCCTGACCGATTCGGCCAGCGTTGAAGTGGTCTACGGCGACTGGAAAGCACCGCTGACCCGCGAAGCCTTCGATGCGCTGATCGAGCCAATGGTCGCGCGCAGCCTGAAAGCCTGCCGTCGCGCCGTTCGCGATTCCGGAATTGAGCTGGAAGACGTGCACGCCGTGGTCATGGTTGGCGGTTCGACCCGCGTACCGCGTGTTCGCGAAGCTGTTGCTGAAGCCTTCGGTCGTCAGCCTCTGACTGAAATCGACCCGGATCAAGTGGTGGCCATCGGTGCTGCGATCCAGGCGGATACGCTGGCGGGCAACAAGCGCGATGGCGGCGAACTGCTGCTGCTCGACGTGATTCCGCTGTCCCTGGGGCTGGAAACCATGGGCGGTCTGATGGAGAAGGTGATTCCACGCAACACCACCATCCCCGTCGCGCGCGCACAAGATTTCACTACGTATAAAGACGGCCAATCGGCCATGGCGATCCACGTGCTGCAGGGTGAGCGCGAGCTGATCAGCGACTGCCGTTCGCTGGCGCGCTTCGAATTGCGTGGTATCCCGGCGATGGTCGCCGGTGCAGCGAAGATTCGCGTGACCTTCCAGGTCGATGCCGACGGTCTGCTCAGCGTTTCCGCCCGAGAATTGGGTTCAGGTGTTGAGGCGAGCATTCAGGTCAAGCCGTCCTACGGCCTGACCGACGGCGAAATCGCCAAGATGCTGAAAGATTCGTTCCAGCACGCCAACGACGACAAAGTCGCCCGTGTTCTGCGTGAGCAGCAAGTCGATGCCCAGCGCCTGATCGAAGCGGTGCAGGGCGCTCTTGAGGTTGATGGCGAGCGTTTGCTCGACGCCGAAGAGCGCATGGTCATCGACCTGCAGCTGCAGGAATTGGCCGAACTGATGAAAGGTACTGATGGTTACGCCATCGAGCAGCAGACCAAGCGTCTGTCGCAAGTGACCGATGCTTTTGCTGCCCGCCGCATGGATCTGACGGTGAAAGCCGCTCTGTCGGGGCGCAATCTGAATGAAATCGAGGATATCTGA
- the fdx gene encoding ISC system 2Fe-2S type ferredoxin, whose protein sequence is MPQVIFLPHEKFCPEGMVVEAAPGTSILELAHEHHIEMESACGGVCACTTCHCIIREGFDSMGEADELEEDFLDRAWGLEAQSRLACQAIVGEEDITVEIPKYSLNHAAEAPH, encoded by the coding sequence ATGCCGCAGGTCATTTTTCTGCCCCACGAGAAGTTCTGCCCTGAAGGCATGGTGGTCGAGGCTGCGCCCGGCACATCGATTCTCGAACTGGCCCACGAACACCATATCGAGATGGAAAGCGCCTGCGGCGGCGTGTGTGCTTGCACCACCTGCCACTGCATCATCCGCGAGGGTTTCGACTCGATGGGAGAGGCTGACGAGCTGGAAGAAGACTTCCTCGATCGTGCCTGGGGTCTGGAAGCGCAATCGCGTCTGGCTTGCCAGGCTATCGTTGGTGAAGAAGACATCACCGTCGAAATTCCGAAATATTCGCTTAACCATGCGGCTGAAGCGCCGCACTGA
- the iscX gene encoding Fe-S cluster assembly protein IscX: MSYGWNDVQRIAEELAEAKPDVDPLSVNFVDLQRWIMELPDFDNTSGRVGEKVLEAVQALWIEEVD; encoded by the coding sequence ATGAGCTACGGTTGGAATGATGTTCAACGCATTGCCGAAGAGTTGGCTGAAGCCAAGCCGGATGTTGATCCGCTTTCTGTCAATTTCGTCGACCTGCAGCGATGGATCATGGAACTGCCTGACTTCGACAACACATCTGGCCGTGTCGGCGAGAAGGTGTTGGAAGCGGTTCAGGCTCTCTGGATCGAAGAAGTAGACTGA
- the ndk gene encoding nucleoside-diphosphate kinase, which produces MAVQRTFSIIKPDAVAKNVIGEITTRFEKAGLRVVASKLKQLSKAEAEGFYAEHSARGFFGDLVAFMISGPVVVQVLEGENAIALNRELMGATNPKEAAAGTIRADFADSIDANAVHGSDSEAAAAREISYFFAATEVTTR; this is translated from the coding sequence ATGGCTGTTCAACGCACTTTCTCCATCATCAAGCCTGACGCTGTTGCAAAAAACGTCATCGGCGAAATCACCACTCGTTTCGAAAAAGCCGGCCTGCGCGTTGTAGCTTCGAAACTGAAGCAACTGTCCAAAGCTGAAGCTGAAGGCTTCTACGCTGAGCACAGCGCTCGTGGTTTCTTCGGCGACCTGGTTGCTTTCATGATCTCCGGTCCTGTTGTTGTTCAGGTTCTGGAAGGCGAAAACGCTATCGCTCTGAACCGTGAGCTGATGGGCGCTACCAACCCTAAAGAAGCTGCTGCCGGCACCATCCGCGCTGACTTCGCTGATTCCATCGACGCCAACGCTGTTCACGGTTCGGACTCCGAAGCCGCAGCTGCTCGTGAAATCTCGTACTTCTTCGCAGCTACTGAAGTAACCACTCGCTAA
- the rlmN gene encoding 23S rRNA (adenine(2503)-C(2))-methyltransferase RlmN: protein MTTSTVKTNLLGLTQQEMEKFFDSIGEKRFRAGQVMKWIHHFGVDDFDAMTNVSKALRDKLKAIAEVRGPEVVSEDISSDGTRKWVVRVASGSCVETVYIPQGKRGTLCVSSQAGCALDCSFCSTGKQGFNSNLTAAEVIGQVWIANKSFGSVPATVDRAITNVVMMGMGEPLLNFDNVVAAMHLMMDDLGYGISKRRVTLSTSGVVPMIDELAKHIDVSLALSLHAPNDALRNQLVPINKKYPLKMLLESCQRYMSSLGEKRVLTIEYTLLKDINDKVEHAVEMIELLKNIPCKINLIPFNPFPHSGYERPSNNAIRRFQDQLHQAGFNVTVRTTRGEDIDAACGQLVGQVLDRTRRSERYIAVRELSVDSDLAQNAANTN, encoded by the coding sequence ATGACTACATCGACTGTAAAAACCAACCTGCTGGGTCTGACTCAACAGGAAATGGAAAAATTCTTCGACTCAATCGGGGAGAAGCGTTTCCGTGCCGGTCAGGTAATGAAATGGATTCACCACTTTGGCGTCGATGATTTCGACGCCATGACGAACGTCAGCAAGGCCTTGCGCGACAAGCTCAAGGCTATTGCTGAGGTCCGTGGTCCGGAAGTGGTCAGCGAGGACATCTCCAGCGACGGCACCCGTAAGTGGGTGGTGCGCGTGGCGTCCGGCAGCTGCGTCGAGACCGTGTACATTCCCCAGGGCAAACGCGGCACTCTGTGCGTTTCGTCCCAGGCAGGCTGTGCCCTGGATTGCAGTTTCTGCTCCACCGGCAAGCAAGGCTTCAATAGCAACCTCACCGCCGCCGAAGTCATCGGTCAGGTGTGGATTGCCAACAAATCTTTCGGCAGTGTCCCGGCTACCGTCGACCGTGCCATCACCAACGTGGTGATGATGGGCATGGGTGAGCCATTGCTGAACTTCGACAACGTCGTCGCCGCCATGCATCTGATGATGGATGACCTCGGCTACGGGATCTCCAAGCGCCGCGTGACCCTGTCCACCTCGGGTGTGGTGCCGATGATCGATGAGCTGGCCAAGCACATCGACGTGTCCCTGGCGTTGTCGTTGCACGCACCAAATGACGCATTGCGTAACCAATTGGTGCCGATCAACAAGAAATATCCGCTTAAGATGCTGCTCGAGTCGTGCCAGCGCTACATGTCGTCCCTGGGCGAGAAGCGTGTGCTGACCATCGAGTACACCTTGCTCAAGGACATCAATGACAAGGTTGAGCACGCCGTCGAGATGATCGAGCTGCTGAAGAACATTCCGTGCAAGATCAACCTGATTCCGTTCAACCCGTTCCCGCATTCCGGGTACGAGCGGCCGAGCAACAACGCGATCCGTCGTTTCCAGGATCAGTTGCATCAGGCCGGTTTCAACGTCACTGTCCGCACCACCCGTGGTGAAGACATCGACGCTGCATGTGGTCAATTGGTAGGGCAGGTGCTGGATCGCACCCGTCGCAGCGAACGTTACATCGCCGTGCGCGAGTTGAGCGTCGACAGCGATCTGGCACAGAACGCCGCGAACACAAATTAA
- the pilW gene encoding type IV pilus biogenesis/stability protein PilW — translation MSLRFALLLLLTSLCAGCVLSGDYNPMKTSKGRDEARAAYVRLGLGYLQQGMTERAKVPLKKALEIDGSDPDANAALGLVFQSEMEPELADEHFRKALSSRPADARILNNYGSFLYEQQRYKEAYERFEQAAADTLYPERSRVFENLGMTAAKLGQRDLAQQQLEKALRLNRQQPRALLEMAELSFEDRHYVPARDYYDRFSLLTEQNARSLLLGVRLAKVFEDRDKAASYGLQLKRLYPGTPEYQQYLSEQ, via the coding sequence ATGTCCCTGCGCTTTGCGCTGCTGTTGCTGTTGACCAGCCTGTGTGCTGGTTGTGTCCTGTCGGGTGACTACAACCCGATGAAGACCAGCAAGGGCCGCGATGAAGCGCGGGCTGCCTACGTGCGGTTGGGGCTGGGATACTTGCAGCAAGGCATGACCGAGCGGGCCAAGGTGCCGCTGAAAAAAGCGCTGGAGATCGACGGTTCCGATCCTGACGCCAACGCGGCCCTCGGGCTGGTGTTTCAGTCCGAAATGGAGCCTGAACTGGCCGACGAACACTTCCGCAAGGCTTTGTCCTCCCGTCCTGCCGATGCGCGCATCCTCAACAACTACGGCAGTTTTCTCTACGAACAACAGCGTTATAAAGAAGCCTACGAGCGTTTTGAACAGGCCGCCGCCGATACCCTGTATCCTGAGCGTTCGCGTGTGTTCGAGAACCTCGGCATGACGGCGGCGAAGCTCGGTCAGCGTGATCTGGCGCAGCAGCAGCTGGAAAAGGCGCTGCGTTTGAACCGCCAACAGCCACGCGCATTGCTGGAAATGGCTGAGTTGTCCTTCGAAGACAGGCATTATGTGCCCGCGCGAGACTATTACGACCGTTTCAGCCTGCTCACCGAACAAAATGCACGTAGTCTATTGCTCGGCGTTCGGCTGGCAAAAGTGTTTGAAGATCGCGACAAGGCCGCCAGTTATGGCCTGCAATTAAAACGACTCTATCCCGGTACGCCGGAATATCAGCAATACCTGTCGGAGCAATGA
- a CDS encoding RodZ family helix-turn-helix domain-containing protein translates to MKAAHPEVVAANRVNPGETLRQARESNGWSLAEVALKLNLTVTSLSNLEAGAFDKLPGHTFARGYIRAYAKLLGMDQTVLVQQFDQSTGTDSQGSNVHALGRIEEPVRVSHTILRIVSLLLLIAVIGGGFVWWQDQTSLRSKDVASLAPEHVEVEGADGTTQIHPIDEPEDQAVEENQVDTSTALALPQSETTAESTGAEATTPATTPAAPVAPAAPTTAPAHTPAPVVATPATPAPNVPATPAPTTTAPVAPATAAPTAEAAAPVAGDGQVQLQFSADCWAQVTDGRGKVIFSGLKHKGDSVSVSGKPPLSVRLGVARAAQVSYNGQPVDIAPFTSGETARLKLGQ, encoded by the coding sequence ATGAAAGCGGCGCATCCCGAAGTTGTAGCAGCGAATCGCGTTAACCCCGGTGAGACCCTGCGCCAGGCCCGCGAAAGCAATGGCTGGTCGCTGGCCGAAGTGGCCCTCAAGCTCAACCTCACCGTGACTTCCCTGAGCAATCTTGAAGCCGGCGCTTTCGACAAGCTGCCGGGGCATACCTTCGCTCGCGGTTACATTCGCGCTTATGCCAAATTGCTCGGCATGGACCAGACCGTTCTGGTTCAGCAATTCGACCAGTCCACCGGCACCGATTCCCAGGGCAGCAACGTTCATGCCCTCGGCCGTATCGAAGAGCCAGTGCGGGTTTCCCACACCATTCTGCGTATTGTCAGCCTGCTGTTGCTGATCGCGGTCATCGGCGGCGGTTTCGTCTGGTGGCAGGATCAGACGTCGCTGCGCAGCAAGGATGTGGCTTCTTTGGCGCCTGAGCACGTTGAAGTCGAAGGTGCTGACGGCACTACCCAGATTCACCCGATTGACGAGCCGGAAGACCAGGCTGTCGAGGAGAACCAGGTCGATACTTCCACAGCGCTGGCGCTGCCTCAGTCTGAAACCACCGCTGAATCGACCGGTGCCGAAGCTACCACCCCGGCAACCACTCCGGCCGCACCGGTTGCGCCGGCTGCACCGACGACCGCCCCGGCTCATACGCCAGCGCCAGTTGTCGCTACCCCGGCAACCCCGGCACCAAACGTTCCCGCGACTCCAGCACCGACCACCACTGCGCCGGTTGCTCCTGCTACTGCCGCACCAACCGCAGAAGCGGCCGCTCCGGTGGCTGGCGACGGTCAGGTCCAACTGCAGTTCAGTGCCGATTGCTGGGCACAAGTGACCGATGGCCGAGGCAAAGTGATTTTCAGTGGTCTGAAGCATAAAGGCGATAGCGTCAGCGTTTCCGGCAAGCCGCCGCTTAGCGTACGTCTGGGCGTTGCCCGTGCTGCACAGGTCAGCTACAACGGCCAGCCGGTCGATATCGCTCCGTTCACCAGTGGCGAGACTGCTCGCCTGAAGTTGGGTCAATAA